caactctacagttctgtgattctattctcTTTCTCAGATACAGAACATTGCACCAAATGCCCAGAAGATCAGCATCCAAACAAGGAGAGAGATCAATGTGTCCCCAAGATTGTGACCTTCCTGGCTTATGAAGAACATTTGGGGATTATATTAGCTTGCATTGCCTTCTTCTTGTCTTTAGCAACAGGCATCGTATTAGGAATCTTCATTAAATACAAAGAAACTCCactagtcaaagccaacaaccggaacCTCTCCTACATCCTGCTCATAtctctcctgctttcctttttgtcctccttcctcttcattgggCAACCAATAATAATGACCTGCCTTCTCCAACAAATGGCCTTCAGCATAATCTTCTCTGTTGCTGTTTCTTCTGTCTTGGCAAAGACCATCACAGTGGTGCTGGCATTCCTGGCCACAAAGCCAGGAAACAAtgtgaggagatggctggggaagactctggccaactccattgtcatttcctgttctGGTGTCCAAGTTCTCATCtgcaccatctggctgggctcttctcccccattcccagagtcTGACATGCACTCCCAGGTGGAAAAGATAATGCTGCAATGCAACGAAGGCTCTGTGGCCATGTTTTATGTTGCCCTTGGCTACctgggcttcctggctgccatctgctttgctctggctttcctagccaggaagctgcctggctccttcaatgaagccaagctgatcaccttcagcatgctgggcttctgcagtgtttggataTCTTTTGTGCctacctacctgagcaccaagggaaagTACATGGTGGCCGTGCAGATCTTCTctatcttagcctccagtgctgggctcctgggctgcatcttccttcccaagtgctacattattgtgcTGAGGCCTGATCTCAATGCAAAGGAGCACCTGACAACAAGAACTTAAGATGGCATCTGAGCCTTAAAACATTCAGTGTTGTCGATGGCCAGCACAGTTCAGGCACTTGTAGTGGACATGCCCAATTGTGGTAAATTTTAGGGAAGAAATGTTTAATGAGATAAGTAACATTGCAAATCAGCATGTCACCAAGCCTCCAGAGCTTAAGTTACTGATTCGGTGATTAAATGAGAATCAGGATTTGGGGGATAAatcacagaattgacctgcacctccatggacagctgtgagtccaaaatgactcccaggctgcgcgtcctgtccttcagaggcacagttaccccattcaggaccagggagttgtCCCCCCCACCCATGCCCCCTGTCCATCAAAAATAGTACTTCTGACTTGTAaggttcaacctcaatccattagccatcATCCATCCCCCAATGGTAgaacataagactcttaatctcagggtcatgggttcaagccacaTGTTGGGTTGAAACCGtgtggtggtcccttccaactctacaattctatgttaaGAGAAGCTACTACGGAGCAATGGTTTTGCTTCGTCTACAAAGCTGATAGGCGGAGAATGacaactcttttcttttttagtttttatGTTAAAAACACTTCATATTTGATGTTAACTGTTGTACATTACTTATTCTTTGTTTTCTCCcccaatctttaataaaaaacattttttttaaaaagtattgattAATCTATATCATTTCATTCCCACCTTTCAGTGTTCTATTgttcttgaaacaaaataaaaaaaattccttccagcagcaccttaaagaccaactaagtttttactttggtatgagctttcgtgtgcatgcacacttcttcagatacactgaaatagaagtccccagacgcttatacaaccctttctctatatataagcgggattggccccaacaacatccaacataccatctcaggactatttaattgctcatcttctaacattgtgtatgccatcaaatgccaacagtgcccttcagctctctatattggacaaacaggccaaaccctacgccaaaggataaatggacataaatctgacatcaggaatcacaagacagagaaaccagtaggagaacacttcaatctcccaggacattctatacaagatctcaaagcagctgttttattacagaaaaatttcagaaacagactggaaagagaagttgctgaattgcaaatcattagcaagcttaaaaccatggagccacctggaatgaacagagacataggattcttatctcattatacatgatcaagctttccttagcacctcagcccttgcttccccccccgcaagacctattgcagtcattaacagtcgttaacagtcatcaacatgtttaccactcctatcagcccatcacccattcccatcaccccaccccccaccccccgaatatacataagggtctggttacttctgtttcagtgtatctgctgaagtgtgcatgcacacgaaagctcataccaaaataaaaacttagttggtctttaaggtgctactgaagatttttttttattttccttcctttcttgacattgtagggtgacttcctcaagtccccccTCTCTGcgtttcattataaatcatcatTAGTAATTTCTATTTCATAATTATAACATCTTTTCTCtcttatctattttatttacatactcTTTAAATTCATTTCTATAAATTTTACTTATTTAGTAATCATTACTTCTAAATCTACAACCTATAACAACTTCCAAAAATAATCCGTATTCTCAAAtcttacaatattttttaaaataaattttgacttccttccaatcttcttccacggACTCTTCTCCGTGGTCAcgtagtctcccagtcagttcagcaagttccaaaaatccaacatcttcatctgccattcttccaccgttggtgattcttgtgtcttccaatttTTAGCTATCAATaatctcgctgctgttgtggcatacagaaagaaggTAGCATCCTTTTGGGGGATTTCATTccctactattccaagtaaaaaggcttctggtttttttaataaatgtgtttttcaacacctttttcattataaatcttttcccagaagtcttttactttagggcatgtccacaacatgtggtaaaaggttccttccacatctttacatttccagcatctaTGACCATGTGTATgatacatttttgctagcttaACTTGAGTCAAATACCATCTAGAcgtcattttcatcatattttctcttaatgtATTACATGCGGTAAACTTGATACCT
The Zootoca vivipara chromosome 14, rZooViv1.1, whole genome shotgun sequence DNA segment above includes these coding regions:
- the LOC132593160 gene encoding vomeronasal type-2 receptor 26-like, with translation MMVKEKVAEEDISCVGDRLSHDLVQVKGWGKRNICEINQDLRLLPNITLGYNLYENYADARMTSDAMLELLTGSGSNIPNYHCGDPNDLLVVLERGNAAISKEISAMSSIYKIPQHVLSVKGRTRCREEENLEALPQEELERALSQDSYSTYINAQAVAQAFNTEHCTKCPEDQHPNKERDQCVPKIVTFLAYEEHLGIILACIAFFLSLATGIVLGIFIKYKETPLVKANNRNLSYILLISLLLSFLSSFLFIGQPIIMTCLLQQMAFSIIFSVAVSSVLAKTITVVLAFLATKPGNNVRRWLGKTLANSIVISCSGVQVLICTIWLGSSPPFPESDMHSQVEKIMLQCNEGSVAMFYVALGYLGFLAAICFALAFLARKLPGSFNEAKLITFSMLGFCSVWISFVPTYLSTKGKYMVAVQIFSILASSAGLLGCIFLPKCYIIVLRPDLNAKEHLTTRT